The following proteins are co-located in the Solanum pennellii chromosome 1, SPENNV200 genome:
- the LOC107005239 gene encoding pentatricopeptide repeat-containing protein At1g74600, chloroplastic, whose product MNSISYQQLEHKLSPFGRKLISSVAFAGSTSSFPDQPPIQLLTKSRNIIHSKPEISHAHLIKTQNLEGNTHAANSVLHNYGEYSRMDNAAKVLEEMPKPNSVSWNLMISNSNKALLYQDSWRLFCRMHMLGFDMNMYTYGSILSACGALTSTLWGEQVYGLVMKNGFFSDGYVRCGMIELFSRSCRFSDALRVFYDYLCDNVVCWNAIISGAVKNREYWVALDIFRLMWGEFLKPNEFTIPSVLNACVSLLELQFGKMVHGAAIKCGLESDVFVGTSIVDLYAKCGFMDEAFRELMQMPVSNVVSWTAMLNGFVQNDDPISAVQIFGEMRNKGIEINNYTVTCVLAACANPTMAKEAIQIHSWIYKTGYYQDSVVQTSFINMYSKIGDVALSELVFAEAENLEHLSLWSNMISVLAQNSDSDKSIHLFRRIFQEDLKPDKFCCSSILGVVDCLDLGRQIHSYILKSGLISNVNVSSSLFTMYSKCGSIEESYIIFELIEDKDNVSWASMIAGFVEHGFSDRAVELFREMPVEEIVPDEMTLTAVLNACSSLQTLKSGKEIHGFILRHGVGELHIVNGAIVNMYTKCGDLVSARSFFDMIPLKDKFSCSSMITGYAQRGHVEDTLQLFKQMLMNDLDSSSFTISSVLGVIALSNRSRIGIQVHAHCIKMGSQSEASTGSSVVTMYSKCGSIDDCCKAFKEILTPDLVSWTAMIVSYAQNGKGGDALQVYESMRNSGIQPDSVTFVGVLSACSHAGLVEEGYFFLNSMMKDYGIEPGYRHYACMVDLLSRSGRLTEAERFICDMPIKPDALIWGTLLAACKLHDEVELGKLVAKKIIELEPSEVGAYVSLSNIWASLGQWDEVLKIRGSMQGTGISKEPGWSSL is encoded by the coding sequence ATGAACTCTATCAGTTACCAGCAACTGGAGCACAAACTCTCACCTTTTGGGCGCAAATTGATCTCCTCTGTTGCCTTTGCTGGTAGCACATCTAGTTTCCCTGACCAGCCCCCTATTCAGCTTCTCACCAAATCGAGAAATATTATTCACTCAAAACCCGAAATATCCCATGCCCATCTCATAAAGACTCAGAATCTTGAAGGCAATACACATGCTGCGAATTCTGTGCTTCATAATTATGGTGAATATTCAAGAATGGACAATGCAGCCAAGGTGCTTGAAGAAATGCCTAAACCAAATTCTGTTTCATGGAATTTGATGATTTCTAATTCAAATAAAGCATTACTGTACCAAGATTCTTGGAGGCTATTTTGTAGGATGCACATGTTGGGGTTTGACATGAATATGTATACTTATGGTAGTATTCTTTCTGCCTGTGGTGCTTTAACATCTACATTGTGGGGTGAGCAGGTTTATGGGCTTGTGATGAAAAATGGGTTTTTTTCGGATGGATATGTAAGATGTGGGATGATAGAATTGTTTTCTAGAAGCTGTAGGTTTAGTGATGCTTTAAGGGTGTTTTATGATTATCTGTGTGATAATGTGGTTTGCTGGAATGCTATCATATCGGGAGCGGTAAAAAATAGGGAGTATTGGGTTGCTTTGGATATTTTTAGACTAATGTGGGGTGAATTCTTAAAGCCTAATGAATTTACTATTCCAAGTGTACTGAATGCCTGTGTTTCATTGTTGGAACTTCAATTTGGCAAAATGGTTCATGGAGCGGCTATAAAATGTGGTCTGGAAAGTGATGTTTTTGTGGGGACTTCTATTGTTGATTTGTATGCAAAATGTGGGTTTATGGATGAAGCATTTAGGGAACTCATGCAGATGCCAGTCAGCAACGTTGTTTCTTGGACTGCAATGCTAAATGGTTTTGTGCAGAATGACGATCCTATTTCTGCTGTTCAAATTTTTGGAGAAATGAGGAATAAAGGGATAGAGATAAACAACTACACTGTCACCTGTGTGCTTGCTGCCTGTGCTAATCCTACTATGGCAAAAGAAGCAATCCAAATTCATTCTTGGATCTATAAGACTGGATATTATCAGGATTCAGTTGTGCAAACGTCTTTTATCAATATGTACTCGAAGATAGGAGATGTTGCCTTATCTGAACTAGTCTTTGCAGAGGCTGAAAATCTGGAGCACCTAAGTTTGTGGTCTAATATGATATCTGTTCTTGCCCAGAATAGTGATTCTGACAAGTCAATTCATCTATTTCGGAGAATATTCCAAGAGGACTTGAAACCTGATAAGTTCTGTTGTTCTAGTATCTTGGGAGTTGTAGACTGTCTAGACTTGGGTAGACAGATACATAGCTATATCCTTAAATCGGGGTTAATCTCTAATGTTAATGTGAGCAGCTCTCTGTTCACGATGTACTCAAAATGTGGTAGTATAGAggaatcatatattatatttgagCTGATTGAGGATAAGGATAATGTCTCATGGGCCTCAATGATTGCTGGTTTTGTAGAACATGGTTTTTCAGATAGAGCCGTTGAACTTTTCAGAGAGATGCCCGTGGAGGAAATCGTTCCTGACGAAATGACATTAACTGCTGTCCTTAATGCATGTAGTTCTCTTCAGACCTTGAAGTCTGGCAAAGAAATTCATGGCTTCATTCTTCGGCATGGTGTTGGTGAGCTTCACATTGTCAATGGTGCCATTGTGAATATGTATACGAAGTGTGGTGATCTAGTTTCGGCAAGAAGTTTCTTTGATATGATACCCCTTAAAGATAAGTTTTCATGTTCTTCCATGATAACTGGGTATGCTCAAAGGGGTCATGTGGAAGACACACTTCAGCTGTTCAAGCAAATGCTGATGAATGATTTAGATAGTAGTTCCTTTACAATTTCTTCTGTTCTTGGGGTTATTGCTCTTTCTAACAGATCTCGCATTGGTATCCAAGTGCATGCACATTGTATAAAAATGGGATCACAATCAGAAGCATCAACAGGAAGTTCAGTAGTTACAATGTATTCAAAATGTGGAAGTATTGATGATTGCTGCAAAGCATTCAAAGAAATTTTGACACCTGATTTGGTTAGCTGGACTGCTATGATTGTAAGCTATGCTCAAAATGGAAAAGGGGGTGATGCTTTGCAAGTATACGAGTCAATGAGGAATTCAGGAATCCAGCCTGATTCAGTAACTTTTGTTGGTGTTCTTTCTGCTTGTAGCCATGCTGGTCTGGTTGAAGAAGGGTATTTCTTTCTAAATTCAATGATGAAAGACTACGGAATTGAACCTGGTTATCGCCATTATGCCTGTATGGTAGATCTTCTCAGTCGCTCTGGTAGATTAACTGAGGCTGAGAGATTCATTTGTGATATGCCTATAAAACCTGATGCATTGATCTGGGGAACATTACTTGCTGCTTGTAAATTGCACGATgaagttgagctaggaaagctGGTAGCAAAAAAGATCATAGAGTTGGAACCGAGTGAAGTTGGTGCATATGTCTCATTGTCAAATATCTGGGCTAGTTTGGGCCAATGGgatgaagtattgaaaataagAGGTTCAATGCAAGGAACTGGGATATCAAAGGAGCCTGGATGGAGTTCTTTGTGA
- the LOC107005258 gene encoding chromatin remodeling protein EBS-like, whose translation MAKTRTNRRTLDSYTVKSINKTVRAGDCVLMRASESSKPSYVARVEKIESDNRGGNVRVHVRWYYRPEESIGGRRQFHGSKELFMSDHRDIQSADTIEGKCTVHTFKSYTKLDAVGNEDFFCRFDYNSSTGAFNPDRVAVYCKCEMPYNPDDLMVQCEGCSDWFHPTCIDMTPEEAKRLDHFFCQNCSSEDQKKLLNSHATSRHADIKVESKRRRR comes from the exons ATGGCTAAAACTCGTACAAATCGTCGAACCCTAGATTCTTACACTGTCAAATCCATCAACAAGACCGTTCGAG CCGGGGACTGCGTGTTGATGAGAGCGTCGGAGTCGTCAAAGCCGTCGTACGTTGCTCGAGTTGAGAAGATTGAGTCCGACAATAGAGGTGGCAACGTCAGGGTTCACGTCCGGTGGTACTACCGTCCGGAGGAGTCGATCGGCGGCCGACGTCAGTTTCACGGCTCCAAGGAACTTTTTATGTCCGATCACCGCGATATACAAAGTGCCGACACAATTGAAGGCAAGTGTACGGTCCACACATTCAAGAGCTACACCAAACTCGACGCTGTTGGGAACGAAGATTTCTTTTGCCGATTTGACTACAATTCTTCTACCGGAGCATTTAATCCTGACAGAGTTGCTGT GTACTGTAAATGTGAAATGCCATACAATCCTGATGACCTCATGGTTCAATGTGAGGGCTGCAGTGACTG GTTTCACCCTACTTGTATAGACATGACGCCAGAGGAAGCCAAGAGACTTGACCACTTCTTTTGCCAAAATTGTTCATCTGAAGATCAGAAGAAATTGCTAAATTCTCATGCTACTTCAAGACATGCTGATATAAAG GTTGAGTCCAAACGCCGTCGGAGGTAA
- the LOC107032531 gene encoding beta-galactosidase 3-like has translation MGINTKWFLIFFVLIFGSKICYCSVSYDKKSLIINGQRKILFSGSVHYPRSTPDMWEGIIQKAKDGGLDVIETYVFWNLHEPSPGNYNFEGRNDLVRFIKLIQKAGLYMHLRIGPYICGEWNFGGFPVWLKYVPGISFRTNNEPFKREMQRFTTKIVQMMKKEKLFQTQGGPIILSQIENEYGLEIKQYGAPGHAYMTWAAKMAVEMGTGVPWVMCKEDDAPDPVINTCNGFYCDYFSPNKPNKPTIWTEAWSGWFDDFGGPVHHRPVEDLAFAVARFIQKGGSLVNYYMYHGGTNFGRTAGGPFITTSYDYDAPIDEYGLIRQPKYDHLKELHKAVKLCEPALISADPTVTVLGNYEQAHVFSSGSGHCAAFLANYHLSSTARVTFRHQHYDLPPWSISILPDCKNVVYNTARIGVKTSTAQMLPTNVQLRTWETFSEDVSTIDADSKFTVVGLLEQLNVTRDMSDYLWYTTSVEINSAESFLHRGQHLTLAVQSAGHALHVYVNGRLSGSVYGNRENRRVTFTGGVNLHAGINRISLLSVAVGLPNNGARYETWSAGVLGPVVLHGLDKGQRDLSWQKWSYQVGLRGEAMNLASNAISAAEWVGGSLIARQRQPLTWYKVYFNAPGGSDPLALDMGSMGKGQVWINGQSIGRYWTAYATGNCSPCTYAATYRQGKCQSGCGQPTQRWYHVPRSWLKPTGNLLVVFEEIGGDASKISLVKRSITHV, from the exons ATGGGTATAAATACCAAATGGTTCTTGATattttttgtgttgatttttgGGTCTAAGATTTGTTATTGTAGTGTTAGTTATGATAAGAAATCTCTCATTATCAATGGACAAAGAAAAATTCTGTTTTCTGGTTCTGTTCATTACCCAAGAAGCACCCCTGAT ATGTGGGAGGGCATTATACAGAAGGCAAAAGATGGAGGATTGGATGTTATAGAAACCTATGTGTTTTGGAATCTTCATGAACCTTCACCTGGCAAT TACAACTTTGAGGGGCGTAATGATTTAGTTCGGTTCATAAAGCTGATTCAGAAGGCAGGGCTTTATATGCATCTTCGAATTGGGCCTTATATTTGTGGAGAGTGGAAttttgg TGGTTTTCCTGTATGGTTGAAGTATGTTCCTGGAATCAGCTTTAGAACCAATAATGAACCTTTCAAG AGGGAAATGCAAAGATTCACCACGAAAATTGTCCaaatgatgaagaaggagaagctATTTCAGACCCAAGGTGGTCCTATCATTCTGTCTCAG ATTGAGAACGAGTATGGGTTAGAAATAAAACAATATGGTGCTCCAGGTCATGCATACATGACTTGGGCAGCTAAAATGGCTGTTGAAATGGGTACTGGGGTCCCGTGGGTCATGTGCAAGGAGGATGATGCCCCTGATCCAGTG ATAAACACCTGCAATGgtttttattgtgattatttttcCCCTAACAAACCTAACAAGCCAACAATATGGACAGAGGCATGGAGTGGCTG GTTTGATGATTTTGGTGGTCCAGTTCAtcatcgaccagttgaagattTGGCCTTTGCAGTTGCTCGGTTCATTCAAAAAGGTGGCTCTTTGGTGAATTATTATATG TATCATGGGGGAACCAACTTTGGAAGAACAGCTGGAGGGCCTTTTATCACTACCAGCTATGACTATGATGCTCCTATTGATGAATATG GCTTGATTAGGCAGCCAaagtatgaccatttgaagGAGCTTCATAAGGCTGTCAAGTTATGTGAACCAGCACTGATTTCTGCTGATCCTACCGTTACTGTCTTAGGGAACTATGAACAG GCACATGTATTTTCTTCCGGCTCTGGACATTGTGCTGCTTTTCTTGCAAATTACCATTTGAGTTCAACTGCAAGGGTGACATTTAGGCACCAACATTACGATCTGCCACCTTGGTCAATAAGCATTCTTCCAGACTGTAAAAATGTTGTATATAATACTGCCAGG ATTGGAGTCAAGACATCCACTGCACAAATGCTGCCCACAAATGTACAACTGCGCACTTGGGAAACATTTAGCGAAGATGTATCCACCATTGACGCGGATTCAAAGTTCACTGTTGTTGGTCTGTTGGAGCAATTAAATGTTACCAGGGATATGAGTGACTACCTCTGGTACACCACTAG CGTCGAGATAAATTCAGCTGAATCATTTCTACATCGAGGGCAACATCTGACTCTTGCTGTGCAGTCAGCAGGCCATGCCTTGCACGTTTATGTTAATGGACGGCTTTCAG GTTCAGTTTATGGAAACCGAGAAAACCGAAGAGTTACATTTACAGGAGGTGTTAACCTGCATGCTGGAATAAACAGAATTTCTCTACTCAGTGTAGCTGTTGGATTGCCG AACAACGGAGCACGTTATGAGACATGGAGTGCAGGAGTCCTTGGGCCAGTCGTTCTTCATGGGCTAGACAAGGGTCAAAGGGACTTATCATGGCAGAAATGGTCATATCAG GTGGGGTTGAGAGGCGAGGCCATGAACTTGGCTTCAAATGCAATATCTGCTGCTGAATGGGTAGGAGGCTCTTTGATAGCAAGACAGCGACAACCTCTTACATGGTACAAG GTATATTTCAATGCACCAGGAGGAAGTGATCCATTAGCACTGGACATGGGTAGTATGGGAAAAGGTCAAGTATGGATCAATGGACAGAGCATTGGAAGATACTGGACCGCTTATGCCACTGGTAACTGCAGTCCTTGTACTTATGCAGCTACATACAGACAAGGAAAGTGCCAATCTGGTTGTGGCCAGCCAACTCAAAGATG GTACCACGTTCCTCGATCTTGGTTGAAGCCAACTGGGAACTTGCTGGTAGTTTTTGAGGAGATAGGTGGGGATGCATCAAAGATTTCTCTTGTCAAACGGTCAATTACACATGTatag